Proteins from a genomic interval of Cucumis melo cultivar AY chromosome 7, USDA_Cmelo_AY_1.0, whole genome shotgun sequence:
- the LOC107991266 gene encoding uncharacterized protein LOC107991266, with protein MEISSLTADKIHGYNGSDEQVAEIRLSLDSDNRWNLLNSFPAFLLNLEREDSKLIPDGEFDFVWFQSNFPSPSFRSSFNFEVKLAAIEDADVESRDGPLFWPLEHEIEWKSMEDWNWFAISPRKKDLKSSAVPLNSNNGLRLHGRKITLNQVPKRRFVFNSRSVASEMMELKERRDSKACVPRIGAVPSRFNRPGNRNSAGKGWVDEKLIAMDRDFEEKDMAAREEIPIETLLGLREFDGREGLGSELDEVVLSLDEDEVRN; from the coding sequence ATGGAAATCTCTTCCCTTACCGCCGATAAGATCCACGGCTACAATGGTTCCGATGAACAAGTTGCAGAGATACGGCTATCTTTAGATTCCGACAACCGCTGGAATCTTCTGAACTCATTCCCTGCTTTCTTGCTAAATCTTGAGAGAGAAGATTCGAAGCTGATTCCTGACGGAGAGTTTGATTTCGTTTGGTTTCAGTCTAATTTTCCGAGTCCGTCATTCCGTAGCAGTTTCAATTTCGAAGTGAAATTAGCAGCAATAGAAGACGCTGATGTCGAGAGTCGCGACGGACCGTTGTTCTGGCCGCTCGAACATGAAATAGAATGGAAGTCGATGGAGGATTGGAACTGGTTCGCGATTTCACCGCGGAAGAAAGATCTGAAATCTTCTGCTGTGCCTCTAAACTCCAATAATGGATTGCGATTACACGGACGGAAAATTACTCTGAATCAAGTGCCGAAGAGGAGGTTCGTGTTTAACTCAAGATCGGTGGCGTCGGAGATGATGGAGTTGAAGGAGAGGCGAGATTCGAAAGCTTGTGTTCCGAGGATCGGTGCTGTTCCTTCGAGATTCAACAGGCCGGGAAACAGAAATTCCGCGGGGAAAGGTTGGGTGGATGAGAAATTAATCGCCATGGATAGAGATTTTGAGGAGAAGGATATGGCGGCGCGTGAAGAAATTCCGATAGAAACGTTGTTAGGGCTTCGTGAATTCGATGGACGGGAGGGATTGGGCTCAGAGTTGGATGAGGTTGTGTTATCTCTGGATGAAGATGAAGTCCGTAATTAG